The following proteins come from a genomic window of Burkholderia stabilis:
- a CDS encoding SIS domain-containing protein: MSVERIQQHFRDSAALHAEAADALSLPIAAAVDAMFAALANGNKIVACGDGPSAAAAHYLAVSLVGGFERERPGLPAIALATDASQAGLAGAAAAEQLFAQQVRVLGQTGDILLVLDPSGASPRVLAAIDEAHEREMTVVALTGGNGHTVAAALSDTDIPISVPAVRAARIHEVHLLTIQCLCDGIDAMLLGED, from the coding sequence ATGTCAGTCGAACGTATTCAGCAACATTTCCGCGACAGTGCCGCGCTTCACGCCGAAGCGGCCGATGCGCTGTCGCTGCCGATCGCCGCTGCGGTCGACGCGATGTTCGCCGCGTTGGCGAACGGCAACAAGATCGTCGCCTGCGGTGACGGCCCGTCGGCCGCCGCCGCGCATTACCTCGCCGTGTCGCTCGTCGGCGGCTTCGAGCGCGAGCGTCCGGGCCTGCCCGCGATCGCGCTGGCCACCGACGCATCGCAGGCCGGCCTCGCGGGCGCCGCGGCCGCCGAGCAACTGTTCGCGCAGCAGGTGCGCGTGCTCGGCCAGACCGGCGACATCCTGCTGGTGCTCGATCCGAGCGGCGCATCGCCGCGCGTGCTCGCGGCGATCGACGAGGCGCACGAGCGCGAGATGACCGTCGTCGCGCTGACGGGCGGCAACGGCCACACGGTCGCGGCCGCACTGTCCGACACCGATATTCCGATCAGCGTGCCCGCCGTTCGCGCGGCGCGCATCCACGAAGTCCATCTGCTGACCATCCAGTGCCTGTGCGACGGCATCGACGCGATGCTGCTGGGTGAGGATTGA
- a CDS encoding HugZ family protein, which produces MNIDPAFALHLLHRCALGTLATHARDPEGFPYPTVVPFAPDANHRPVILVSGLAEHTRNLAADPRAGFLVVDAPGGDVLNAERATLLGRFVPLGDDPHVTARYRRYEPDAARYLALGDFTFWALDVERLRYIGGFGRMGWVDGTTLDALPPLAFDEEAALWDAYDAGDARRDGLELLGVDRHGADWCRDGRRVRTPFDAPQADAGALHDRLIACARDVT; this is translated from the coding sequence TTGAACATCGATCCCGCCTTCGCCCTGCATCTGCTGCACCGCTGCGCGCTCGGCACGCTCGCCACCCATGCGCGCGATCCGGAGGGTTTCCCGTATCCGACGGTCGTCCCGTTTGCACCCGATGCAAACCATCGGCCGGTGATCCTCGTGAGCGGCCTCGCCGAACACACGCGCAATCTCGCCGCCGATCCGCGCGCGGGTTTCCTCGTCGTCGACGCGCCCGGCGGCGACGTGCTGAACGCCGAGCGCGCGACGCTGCTCGGCCGGTTCGTGCCGCTTGGCGACGATCCGCATGTCACCGCGCGCTACCGGCGCTACGAGCCTGACGCCGCGCGCTATCTCGCGCTCGGCGATTTCACGTTCTGGGCGCTCGATGTCGAGCGGCTGCGGTATATCGGCGGCTTCGGGCGGATGGGCTGGGTGGACGGCACGACGCTCGATGCGCTGCCGCCGCTCGCCTTCGACGAGGAAGCGGCGCTGTGGGACGCATACGACGCCGGCGATGCGCGTCGCGACGGGCTCGAATTGCTCGGTGTCGATCGCCACGGCGCCGACTGGTGCCGCGACGGCCGCCGCGTGCGCACGCCGTTCGATGCGCCGCAGGCCGACGCCGGCGCGCTGCACGACCGGCTGATTGCGTGTGCGCGGGATGTGACGTGA
- a CDS encoding c-type cytochrome — MKITQMKQMKRWMAQGGAAMALVAGTLGAAHADVGDGLKVARGNACMGCHAVDRKLVGPSFKDIAARYKSDPQAVAKLSKKVKEGGSGVWGAIPMPAHPRMSDADVRSVVEWVLAGAPSK; from the coding sequence ATGAAGATCACGCAGATGAAGCAGATGAAACGGTGGATGGCGCAGGGCGGCGCTGCGATGGCGCTCGTGGCCGGCACGCTGGGCGCCGCGCACGCGGATGTCGGCGACGGCCTGAAGGTCGCGCGCGGCAATGCATGCATGGGCTGCCACGCGGTCGACCGCAAGCTCGTCGGCCCGTCGTTCAAGGATATTGCGGCCCGCTACAAGTCCGATCCGCAGGCCGTGGCGAAGCTGTCGAAGAAGGTGAAAGAGGGCGGCTCCGGCGTCTGGGGCGCGATTCCGATGCCCGCGCATCCGCGCATGAGCGACGCCGACGTCCGTTCGGTGGTCGAATGGGTGCTGGCTGGCGCGCCGTCGAAGTGA
- a CDS encoding YraN family protein: MCHAAPARPDGGRGLPRAGDNFSGAARSKPVGAAFEQRARQFLERRGLVFVAANVTMRGGELDLVMHEPDGMLVFVEVRARRSARHGGAAASVGWRKRRRLVAAALQFWARHGAGAACRFDVVAFEAGRLVWLRDAFRTDDA; encoded by the coding sequence TTGTGCCACGCGGCGCCGGCGCGGCCGGACGGCGGGCGCGGTTTGCCGCGTGCGGGCGACAACTTTTCCGGCGCGGCGCGATCCAAGCCGGTCGGCGCGGCGTTCGAACAGCGTGCGCGGCAGTTTCTCGAGCGCCGCGGCCTCGTGTTCGTCGCCGCGAACGTGACGATGCGCGGCGGTGAGCTCGATCTCGTGATGCACGAGCCCGACGGCATGCTGGTGTTCGTCGAAGTGCGCGCGCGGCGCAGCGCCCGGCATGGCGGCGCGGCCGCGAGCGTCGGCTGGCGCAAGCGGCGGCGTCTGGTCGCGGCCGCGCTTCAGTTCTGGGCGCGGCACGGCGCCGGTGCCGCGTGCCGTTTCGACGTCGTCGCGTTCGAGGCCGGGCGGCTCGTGTGGCTGCGCGACGCATTTCGTACCGACGATGCGTAG
- a CDS encoding Lrp/AsnC family transcriptional regulator, with protein sequence MEAQVTLDSFSQKILRLLQLDARRSVQEISDQVGLSSTPCWRRIKDMEQSGVIQRYTALLDREKLGLHVCALAHVHLTRHNEGGVEQFEREIATCPEVTECYSTTGEADYILKIVAPDIKAYDVFLHERIFKIPAVSQVRTSVVLREIKFDTQLPL encoded by the coding sequence ATGGAGGCGCAGGTGACGCTCGATTCCTTTTCGCAAAAAATCCTTCGCCTGTTGCAGCTCGACGCGCGCCGTTCCGTTCAGGAAATCTCCGACCAGGTCGGCCTGTCGAGCACGCCATGCTGGCGCCGCATCAAGGACATGGAACAGTCGGGCGTGATCCAGCGCTACACGGCGCTGCTCGATCGCGAGAAGCTCGGCCTGCACGTCTGCGCGCTCGCGCACGTCCACCTGACCCGCCACAACGAAGGCGGCGTCGAACAGTTCGAGCGCGAGATCGCGACCTGCCCGGAAGTCACGGAGTGCTACAGCACGACCGGCGAAGCCGATTACATCCTCAAGATCGTCGCGCCCGACATCAAGGCCTACGACGTGTTCCTGCACGAACGCATCTTCAAGATCCCGGCCGTGTCGCAGGTGCGCACGAGCGTCGTGCTGCGCGAAATCAAGTTCGATACGCAACTGCCGCTGTAA
- a CDS encoding exonuclease — MNQTAIQEIYVSTDVEADGPIPGPHSMLSFASAAYTEDKQLIATFSANLETLPGAQAHPVQEAWWKTEPEAWAACRRDLQAPEAALVAYVDWVEALPGKPVFVAMPAGFDFTFMFWYMMRFAGRCPFSWSALDIKTLAFAITGLPYRKAIKPRFPKHWFDDHPHTHVALDDAIEQGALFCNMLADLRRQQAALAGLAVSDTDRPENAGAGQIPTDPRAN, encoded by the coding sequence ATGAACCAGACCGCCATCCAGGAAATCTACGTCAGCACCGACGTCGAGGCCGACGGCCCGATTCCCGGCCCGCACTCGATGCTGAGCTTCGCGTCGGCCGCCTATACCGAGGACAAGCAGCTGATCGCGACGTTCTCGGCGAACCTCGAGACGCTGCCCGGCGCGCAGGCGCACCCGGTGCAGGAAGCATGGTGGAAGACGGAGCCCGAAGCCTGGGCCGCCTGCCGGCGCGACCTGCAGGCGCCCGAGGCGGCGCTGGTCGCGTACGTCGACTGGGTCGAGGCGCTGCCCGGCAAGCCCGTGTTCGTCGCGATGCCGGCCGGCTTCGACTTCACGTTCATGTTCTGGTACATGATGCGCTTCGCGGGACGCTGCCCGTTCTCGTGGTCGGCGCTCGACATCAAGACGCTCGCGTTCGCCATCACGGGGCTGCCGTACCGCAAGGCGATCAAGCCGCGCTTTCCGAAACACTGGTTCGACGACCATCCGCACACGCACGTCGCGCTCGACGACGCGATCGAGCAAGGCGCGCTGTTCTGCAACATGCTCGCCGACCTGCGCCGGCAGCAAGCCGCGCTCGCGGGCCTCGCCGTGTCCGACACCGATCGGCCGGAGAACGCGGGGGCGGGGCAAATCCCAACGGATCCACGGGCAAATTAG
- a CDS encoding H-NS family nucleoid-associated regulatory protein has product MSSYKDLLAQREKLEKQIEEAKSREYAEVLNDVKQKIADYGFSLAELGLSRAKAGKVGRPRAGVAAKYRDPETGATWSGRGKPPRWIAGKNREQFAI; this is encoded by the coding sequence ATGTCTTCTTACAAGGACCTGCTGGCCCAGCGGGAGAAGCTGGAGAAGCAAATCGAAGAAGCGAAGTCGCGTGAATACGCTGAAGTGCTGAATGACGTGAAGCAGAAAATCGCCGACTACGGCTTTTCGCTCGCCGAACTCGGTCTCAGCCGCGCGAAGGCAGGCAAGGTTGGCCGTCCGCGCGCAGGCGTGGCTGCGAAATACCGCGATCCGGAAACGGGCGCGACGTGGTCGGGCCGCGGCAAGCCGCCGCGCTGGATCGCAGGCAAGAACCGCGAACAGTTTGCAATTTAA
- a CDS encoding BON domain-containing protein: MNQSRVKQTLVRTTLLAALTAGLAVSLQGCVLGVVGAAAGGGALIATDRRTLGAQTEDREIQVKALSQINSGLPDQSHVNVTVFNRRVLLTGEVPNDASKQRAEEIVRSINNVNGIVNELSVEPAASLSSRANDSYLEGRVKSELIATKGISANYYKVVSERGNLYLMGLVTVDEGNRGAEAASQVPGVEKVVKVFQYVKPQDAQALQAASPASGASGAQAAAAPADTATVGAVPDASVQATPLQPPAPISNSSSVHPGNPKAPSQ; the protein is encoded by the coding sequence ATGAATCAAAGCCGCGTCAAACAGACGCTCGTCAGAACCACGCTGCTCGCCGCGCTGACGGCGGGCCTCGCCGTGTCGCTGCAGGGTTGCGTGCTCGGGGTCGTGGGTGCAGCGGCCGGCGGCGGCGCGCTGATCGCGACCGATCGCCGTACGCTCGGCGCGCAGACGGAAGATCGCGAGATCCAGGTCAAGGCGCTGTCGCAAATCAACAGCGGGCTGCCCGACCAGTCGCACGTGAACGTGACCGTGTTCAACCGCCGCGTGCTGCTGACGGGCGAAGTGCCGAACGATGCGTCGAAGCAGCGCGCCGAGGAAATCGTGCGCAGCATCAACAACGTGAACGGCATCGTCAACGAGCTGTCGGTCGAACCGGCGGCGTCGTTGTCGTCGCGCGCGAACGACTCGTATCTCGAAGGGCGCGTGAAGTCCGAGCTGATCGCGACGAAGGGCATTTCGGCGAACTACTACAAGGTCGTCAGCGAGCGCGGCAACCTTTACCTGATGGGCCTCGTGACGGTCGACGAAGGCAATCGCGGCGCGGAAGCCGCGAGCCAGGTGCCGGGCGTCGAGAAGGTCGTGAAGGTGTTCCAGTACGTGAAGCCGCAGGACGCGCAGGCGCTGCAGGCCGCGTCGCCCGCAAGCGGCGCGTCCGGCGCGCAGGCTGCCGCGGCGCCGGCGGACACCGCGACGGTCGGCGCCGTGCCCGACGCGTCGGTGCAGGCCACGCCGTTGCAGCCGCCCGCGCCGATCTCGAATTCGTCGAGCGTGCACCCGGGCAACCCGAAGGCGCCGTCGCAATGA
- a CDS encoding YqiJ family protein → MTSSLMLPGNAPFVVAIALMIVIGALECVSMLLGLSLTEHAGNLLVMHFGLDHADSGPDVGVVGQFLGWLHVGRVPLLILLILFLLGFSVLGLALQTSLQAVAGFMLPDALAVGLAAVAALPFVRHTGKFIARFLPQTETTAVSEADFIGRTARIVTGEASLGNPAEARLVDEHGQQHYVRVEPDEAGRTFAKGTTVLLVSRISGSRYHAIENPRPELL, encoded by the coding sequence ATGACTTCTTCACTGATGCTGCCGGGCAACGCTCCGTTCGTCGTCGCGATCGCGCTGATGATCGTCATCGGGGCGCTGGAGTGCGTGTCGATGCTGCTGGGGCTGAGTCTGACCGAGCATGCGGGCAACCTGCTCGTCATGCATTTCGGTCTCGATCATGCCGATAGCGGCCCCGACGTCGGCGTCGTCGGCCAGTTTCTCGGTTGGCTGCATGTCGGCCGGGTGCCGCTGCTGATCCTGCTGATCCTGTTCCTGCTCGGCTTTTCGGTTCTCGGGCTCGCCTTGCAGACATCGCTGCAGGCCGTCGCCGGTTTCATGCTACCCGACGCGCTGGCCGTCGGGCTGGCGGCGGTCGCGGCGCTGCCGTTCGTGCGTCACACCGGGAAGTTCATCGCGCGCTTTCTCCCGCAAACCGAAACCACGGCGGTCTCCGAGGCCGATTTCATCGGCCGCACCGCGCGAATCGTCACCGGCGAAGCGTCGCTCGGCAATCCCGCCGAAGCGCGGCTCGTCGACGAACACGGCCAGCAGCACTACGTCCGGGTGGAGCCCGACGAGGCCGGCCGGACTTTCGCGAAAGGCACGACGGTTCTGCTCGTGTCGCGCATTTCGGGTTCGCGTTATCACGCAATCGAAAATCCCCGGCCCGAACTGCTCTGA
- the rsmI gene encoding 16S rRNA (cytidine(1402)-2'-O)-methyltransferase has translation MTALLELAHTQHYPDAALYVVATPIGNTADITLRALHVLGLVDRIAAEDTRNTGQLLARYGISKPLVAVHEHNEREAAQRVIDLLRGGERVAYVSDAGTPGISDPGARLVDAVRAAGFAVIPLPGASAAVTALSVAGGWAGAFTFAGFLPPKAKQRASALQALVSHPYALVFYEAPHRIAETVAALADAFGPARRLLIARELTKLHEQLFQGTLAEGQTWLAGDANRQRGEFVLVVEGAPATSGEADDTAHDALLRLLLEEVPVKSAAKLAAALTGASRNTLYARALALKEG, from the coding sequence ATGACTGCCCTCCTCGAACTCGCGCATACGCAGCACTACCCGGACGCCGCGCTCTACGTGGTCGCCACGCCGATCGGCAATACCGCCGACATCACGCTGCGCGCGCTGCACGTGCTCGGCCTCGTCGACCGCATCGCGGCCGAAGACACCCGCAACACCGGCCAGCTGCTCGCCCGCTACGGGATCTCGAAGCCGCTGGTTGCCGTGCACGAGCACAACGAACGCGAAGCCGCGCAACGCGTGATCGACCTGCTGCGCGGCGGCGAACGCGTGGCCTACGTATCGGACGCCGGCACGCCCGGCATCTCGGACCCCGGCGCGCGGCTCGTCGACGCGGTGCGCGCCGCCGGCTTCGCGGTGATCCCGCTACCGGGCGCGAGCGCGGCCGTGACCGCGCTGAGCGTGGCCGGAGGCTGGGCCGGCGCGTTCACGTTCGCGGGTTTCCTGCCGCCGAAGGCCAAGCAGCGCGCGAGTGCGTTGCAGGCGCTGGTGTCGCATCCGTATGCGCTGGTGTTCTACGAAGCGCCGCACCGGATCGCCGAAACCGTCGCCGCACTCGCCGACGCATTCGGCCCCGCGCGCCGGCTGCTGATCGCGCGCGAACTCACCAAGCTACACGAGCAGTTGTTCCAGGGCACCCTGGCCGAAGGACAGACCTGGCTCGCCGGTGACGCGAACCGTCAGCGCGGCGAGTTCGTGCTGGTCGTCGAAGGCGCGCCGGCGACGAGCGGCGAAGCCGACGACACCGCGCATGACGCGCTGCTCAGGCTGCTGCTGGAAGAAGTGCCGGTAAAGAGTGCGGCGAAGCTCGCGGCCGCGCTGACGGGCGCGTCGCGCAACACGCTGTATGCGCGCGCGCTCGCGCTGAAGGAAGGCTGA
- a CDS encoding MBL fold metallo-hydrolase — MKVTLIPVTPFQQNCSLLVCEKTGRAAVVDPGGDLDRIEQEVARQNVQVEKVLLTHGHIDHCAGAKTLATHYGVPIEGPQEEERFWIEKLPMQSERFGFPAADIFEPDHWLNDGDTVRFGDETLEVYHCPGHTPGHVVFFSRAHRVAIVGDVLFAGSIGRTDFPRGNHADLVRSIKEKLWPLGDDVTFVPGHGPVSTFGDERRTNPFVSDKVFG, encoded by the coding sequence ATGAAAGTCACGCTCATTCCGGTCACGCCGTTCCAGCAGAACTGCTCGCTGCTCGTCTGCGAGAAGACGGGCCGCGCCGCCGTCGTCGATCCGGGCGGCGATCTCGACCGGATCGAACAGGAAGTCGCGCGACAGAACGTGCAGGTCGAGAAGGTGCTGCTCACGCACGGGCACATCGATCACTGCGCGGGCGCGAAGACGCTCGCGACGCACTACGGCGTGCCCATCGAGGGGCCGCAGGAAGAAGAACGTTTCTGGATCGAGAAGCTGCCGATGCAGAGCGAGCGCTTCGGCTTTCCGGCCGCCGACATCTTCGAGCCCGACCACTGGCTGAACGACGGCGACACCGTGCGGTTCGGCGACGAGACGCTCGAGGTCTATCACTGCCCCGGCCACACGCCCGGCCACGTCGTGTTCTTCAGCCGCGCGCATCGCGTCGCGATCGTCGGCGACGTGCTGTTCGCCGGCTCGATCGGCCGCACCGATTTCCCGCGCGGCAATCACGCGGACCTCGTCCGTTCGATCAAGGAGAAACTGTGGCCGCTCGGCGACGACGTCACGTTCGTGCCGGGCCACGGCCCGGTGTCGACGTTCGGCGACGAGCGCCGCACGAACCCGTTCGTGTCCGACAAGGTGTTCGGATGA
- a CDS encoding PspA/IM30 family protein translates to MTTEHFGIRVKRLLTANVHALIGSLESRMPQAILEQYLREFDEVIAQARVVLGRHEAARYQAAKAIARINNEIERLNDLIGTALARNDDAAVRAGAERQIELEDQLGVLQQSLHEASEHAQVAEGDLLGLRAKRAEMEAGLSELIAARAAAPADGERRTEAAAGGDPRAEQLERGFNRTMAGATGATGLGTSPSSADPSLLYRLETLHKEQRIEERVARLKSQSGKPADDMS, encoded by the coding sequence GTGACGACAGAACATTTCGGTATCCGAGTCAAAAGGCTGTTGACCGCGAACGTACACGCGCTGATCGGTTCGCTGGAAAGCCGTATGCCGCAAGCGATCCTCGAGCAGTACCTGCGTGAATTCGACGAGGTGATCGCGCAGGCGCGCGTGGTGCTGGGGCGGCACGAGGCCGCGCGCTACCAGGCCGCCAAGGCGATCGCGCGCATCAACAACGAGATCGAGCGGCTGAACGACCTGATCGGTACCGCGCTCGCCCGCAACGACGATGCGGCCGTGCGTGCCGGCGCGGAACGGCAAATCGAGCTGGAGGACCAGCTTGGCGTGCTGCAGCAGTCGCTTCACGAGGCGAGCGAGCACGCGCAGGTCGCCGAGGGCGATCTGCTGGGCCTGCGCGCGAAGCGGGCGGAGATGGAGGCGGGGCTGAGCGAACTGATCGCGGCGCGCGCGGCCGCGCCCGCCGACGGCGAACGCCGCACGGAAGCCGCGGCCGGCGGCGATCCGAGGGCGGAGCAGCTCGAACGGGGTTTCAACCGGACGATGGCCGGTGCGACCGGGGCGACGGGGTTGGGCACCAGCCCCTCGTCGGCCGACCCGTCGCTGTTGTATCGTCTTGAAACGCTGCACAAGGAACAACGGATCGAGGAACGCGTCGCCCGCCTGAAGTCGCAATCCGGAAAGCCGGCGGACGACATGTCCTGA
- a CDS encoding septal ring lytic transglycosylase RlpA family protein codes for MNVRFPSRFGTIALFFALTGCAVPPSQTTGSANQKNAVDKTAAAAKADNDKQLNFDSALASMPAADSKDAKKSSLAEAEPIDGKDVSDFRQTGRASWYGKDFHGRRTANGERFNMNALTAAHRTLPLSSYIKVTNASTGKWVVVKVNDRGPFKRGRVLDLSYAAAKVIGLVHAGTGRVKIEGLSPQEAREARDEMVASNSAK; via the coding sequence ATGAACGTACGATTTCCGAGCCGATTCGGGACTATTGCATTATTTTTTGCGTTGACGGGCTGTGCGGTGCCACCCAGCCAGACCACCGGAAGCGCGAACCAGAAGAACGCGGTCGACAAGACGGCCGCTGCCGCGAAGGCGGACAACGACAAGCAACTGAACTTCGATTCCGCGCTGGCATCGATGCCGGCTGCCGACAGCAAGGACGCGAAGAAGTCGTCGCTGGCGGAGGCCGAGCCGATCGACGGCAAGGACGTGTCCGACTTCCGTCAGACCGGCCGGGCGTCGTGGTACGGGAAGGATTTCCACGGCCGCCGCACCGCGAACGGCGAGCGCTTCAACATGAACGCGCTCACCGCCGCGCACCGCACGCTGCCGCTGTCGTCGTACATCAAGGTGACGAACGCATCGACCGGCAAGTGGGTCGTCGTGAAGGTCAACGATCGCGGGCCGTTCAAGCGCGGCCGCGTGCTCGACCTGTCGTATGCGGCGGCCAAGGTGATCGGCCTCGTGCACGCCGGCACGGGCCGCGTGAAGATCGAAGGGCTGTCGCCGCAGGAAGCGCGCGAGGCACGCGACGAAATGGTCGCGTCGAACTCGGCGAAATAA
- a CDS encoding cation diffusion facilitator family transporter: MSTFSGDVQSADKHAVARKSTLVSIVLNVVLATFQIAVGAIAHSQALIADGVHSISDLISDFVVLVANRHSGASPDADHNYGHSRYETVASLFLGAILIAVGIGMLWRAGDRLVNLENIPAVHFSALIVALTVLVSKEALFRYMLREARRVRSAMLVANAWHARSDAASSLVVAIGIVGSLAGVRLLDPIAAAIVGFMVARMGWTFGYDALQDLSDRALDTADTAEIRALLAATPGVRDVHDLRTRKMGDAALVDAHILVDPKISVSEGHYIAETARARVLSDPRVLDALIHVDPENDAARRPALALPPRGEIAARLEAALEQRGLRTVAINLHYLSTGLEIDVTLAGDPHDTDAVLAGRLDVDALKREFGARRIGFTRALPSQA, translated from the coding sequence ATGTCCACGTTTTCCGGCGACGTACAAAGCGCAGATAAGCACGCAGTTGCGCGCAAGAGCACGCTCGTCAGTATTGTGCTGAATGTCGTGCTTGCGACATTTCAGATCGCCGTTGGCGCGATTGCGCATTCGCAGGCATTGATTGCCGACGGCGTGCATTCGATTTCCGATTTGATCTCGGATTTTGTCGTGCTGGTTGCGAATCGGCATAGCGGCGCATCGCCGGATGCCGACCACAATTACGGACACAGCCGCTACGAGACGGTCGCGTCGCTGTTTCTCGGCGCGATCCTGATCGCGGTCGGCATCGGCATGCTCTGGCGGGCCGGCGACCGGCTCGTTAATCTCGAAAACATCCCGGCCGTGCATTTTTCCGCACTGATCGTTGCGCTGACGGTGCTCGTGTCGAAAGAGGCGTTGTTCCGGTACATGCTGCGCGAGGCGCGGCGCGTGCGTTCGGCGATGCTCGTTGCGAACGCATGGCATGCGCGTTCGGACGCCGCGTCGTCGCTCGTCGTCGCGATCGGCATCGTCGGCAGCCTGGCGGGCGTGCGGCTGCTCGATCCGATTGCGGCGGCGATCGTCGGCTTCATGGTGGCGCGCATGGGCTGGACGTTCGGCTATGACGCGTTGCAGGATCTTTCCGACCGCGCGCTCGACACGGCCGACACGGCCGAGATTCGTGCGCTGCTCGCGGCGACACCCGGCGTGCGCGACGTGCACGACCTGCGCACGCGCAAGATGGGCGATGCCGCGCTCGTCGACGCCCACATCCTCGTCGATCCGAAGATCTCCGTCTCCGAAGGGCATTACATCGCCGAGACCGCGCGCGCACGCGTGCTGTCCGACCCGCGCGTGCTCGACGCGCTGATCCATGTCGACCCGGAGAACGATGCGGCGCGCCGTCCGGCGCTCGCGCTGCCGCCGCGCGGCGAGATCGCGGCGCGGCTCGAGGCCGCGCTTGAGCAGCGCGGGCTGCGCACGGTGGCGATCAACCTGCATTACCTGAGCACGGGGCTCGAGATCGACGTGACGCTCGCCGGCGATCCGCACGATACCGATGCGGTGCTGGCCGGCCGGCTCGACGTCGACGCGCTGAAGCGCGAGTTCGGCGCGCGCCGGATCGGCTTCACGCGCGCGTTGCCGTCACAGGCGTGA